The genomic stretch cgagaaaaagaagagagcactgagaatTCTTCAACATCATCTCTTATTCTCGAAGTACCAAGAGTCTAGGAGAGAAGTCTATCAGAGCTGCCAagtgagcaaattgaggacatcaagataggaAAACTCAGgttttattccagttcatgattccccaccggatgagaaattgtttgagaaaactcagagtagTCCACCCCGATCTACAGACAATTGGAATCCCCCTGCtagaggaaaaaattattctctatggtgcaagagaagaaaagattggtgcttcaaggtTGAGAGGAGgacaacagtctggctgaagacgttaaacttagtgcttaggggaggcaccccatagcatatcctttttatttctttgtttgtttttatttcatgtttattttatttttattttgttttgtttttgttttcctttgttactatAGTGTTTTGTTTGagagggacaagtgtgctttagttcaagtttaggggtgtgctatgagcaaTGTAATTCTAGACAGTTCATCCATCTTCCGGGTAAGATCATTctatgttatacacacattggggacaatgtgtaatttaagtttggggggtaTGGGAGAGACTTTACACACACTTGGTcctatttttgaaaaaatgcatgttcatgtttgtcttaaaattttggttgatcttaaaaattttgatttgatttttattggtgagcttaaaattttgaacacatgatttgataattgagtttttaagtttggttacttatTTTGGACAATTGAGAATTTACGTGTTTGacctgatcttacacaagcatattagcacataatttgttgggtatgacatgaatGTCTAATGTGTATATTTCTATGTTTTGGGtaaaactggatgacttattaaatggatactttggcatatttatatatataaaaacagaaaaaaaagtataaaaaaaaaaaagatcattgataatcttttcactaagtaactggaccttttgactcattaagcattgagtgttcatgtcaaaaggtgagaattttgatttgattaatgtcatagCTAGCttagtttcgtagcctttttgactcgagttagtaagtccttagtggtgtctttacacctaatgtcctaaaaccatctggtttgggagtcattggcctaacactcgctacatgggtctattagaaagcttaagggaaccaaacattgcacagcctgaccaaaaaaaaaaaaaaaaaaaaaaaaaaagagagaaggaaagttatgccatagttattcattttgatGGGAATTTTAGTGAACTTTGAAGATATTGAGACTTTGCACATTGGAATTagttagttcactttacactgtctcgaacttgtgatgatttagctgGTCTTTTGTgagtaattagactttaaaatttcaattcattgtggatggagtttgtctttttaaacttgccaatgaatgaaaatcatggttttgagtgacacttcaattttggataacatgaactttgcataatgtttgtgagtaacattcctgaaaaaccctcacgagacttcactcgtcctctagggaatgcttagaggtttaaaagacttgttgcatacgttaaatgcaatcgtacatcccatgaaagattgatttatctttttgttttctatttttcattttgtttttagtttcatattgctaagggactagcaatatgtaaatttgggggtgtgataagtaccaaaatattcatattttatcccTTAAtaaatttacacttgttaatttcttagtctttttatattatgttattttatttcctttctgtgtttttgtaggtcatggaagaaaagaaagtgtttccgaaaaagttccaagcttaaagggcaaattgggaagacctagaagatatggttaagcttaaccaatcataatagaggacctagaTGATgttgttaagtttaatcaaataaaggaaatgattaaatcaaaatttctctaatttgagtcaaaatcggattggattcaaatttggattctgcacatatctcggtattttgaccataactttaaGCTTAagtatccgattgaggtgattctagtggcattggaaaattatctcaaaattatacaaatcattgtgaaatagaattttacCAATTCTGAGTTCTgttatgccaaaatcgtcccacaataaaagaacacatatgtggacgaatcctattccaatttgtactaggattacttcctaattggactaggaggctGGACtgcgaatttcctaggattagtAGGGCTTCTAGGATTCTCCTAAGcactataaataaacctctaagTCTCACAATTTAGGGGACACAATTCAAGAGACAACTttggagaggagaatttggaggctacttataggagttctttctttcccttttccttttagtttttttttttttaatatgtgtaactaaactctttagtagggctagattgaagccttaattatgtttctttaatatattaatattggcgcctttgtgataatcatattgtgatgcttaacttgattaattcatgttttattgaattccttatatgtgtgtgattggccattaaaTGCattatggattagttaattaagtcaatttggatgatctaATCCTGggcttagagcctgtttgggattgagtttgaacaatagagcttttaagtcaaaaagagcttttgggcaaaagctttatttttaagcatttgTCAGAAGtgcattttaactatttttagcctttttgggcccttaaaagtgtttttaatttttttaccaaacgagtacttttttcctcaaacggactttttgagtgttaaaagcacttttaggcctctcaaacgcagtcccaaatagacccttaatagagtaacaaaagaatctcctcacagagtcttgggttaatcaacatggggaaccgggagttgacacccatgccctagattccatgtgtttgttgatttccacagatttatgatttcttaaagaacaacttagtagatacccatactaaatcctttaagaaagaaagagttagagtacacacccatgcctaattcgttacttagggaaatctataacttaaggagtatacactcatgcccttaggttagcaaactttaagtattcataatatgattggaacattggcatattgttatattattgagcattactagtggtggatatcaaaatcctaccttttcatttatctttatttctttttcataatatcaatttcgcaacaaagttgatattttaatttagaaaataaattctaaataaaatcaacaatctccgtgagaatgatctcgtattggccgcactatactatcatttaATCTTGTGCACTTTCGAGTAAAACGTAGCAAATATTATacattaatttaggtagtatttatcACAACAACTTGCCCAACCAACATCTTCTACTAAAATAGCCTACGCTTATTTGGTTGGAAAAGAAACCTAGACCAATATGTTGAGCGGATAATATCAACCCAAAGTTGATAATGTAGCCTAACAAATAAAGTAACTGGGACACCAGCTGAAACAATTATAACAATTGGAAGCCAGGCCATTTCACTGTAATAAACCAAAAAACAGGTTGCACTAAAAGCTACAACCATGGTTACTATAGAGATGAAGAGTGTTGTAAGTCCAAACAACAACCTTGCAGGTAATGACTCGAGGAAATCCTCTTCCGCATAACGTGAAGTgagaattgacaaaaatattAGTATCGAAGTCGCAGAGGAGACTAGAGCGATTGCATCTGATATGAAGAACACCAAAAACCACTTACGTTTCAAAAAAATAGGTATTCCTATTTCTTGGTTGTTGCCACCTGGTACAGTAAAAGCTGCAGCAAATACTACTGTGGCAATCAGTGCCGCCACAAGCATGCAATAGTTTGCAGTGTCTTTCATCCACTTTTCACCTTGTTCTTTTAACTTTTCATGATTCTTTGTGAATGATTCCCATGGTGTTTCCGCAGGTTCATCTTCTATCTCTTTATTGATCAACTTCTTGTATGAAGGCGGCACAATCTTTTCTATCTCCTATGATGATCGAGGCATAAATAATTGACAAGTGAAAGTGCAACCAATAAATATGCaatctaaagaaaaatatattcaaatcatataATTGTATACCAACCTTAAACCACAATAACTCTCGTTGCATTTGAAGGGCTGCTCCTGATATGATATTTAGTCTCTCTAAAGGAGCCAATCGTCCAGCTAAGTGAAGCATGGTGTTATCGTCTGTGTCAATTTCTTGTGCAATCATACCCTTGATAGAACCTATctcatatattagattgaacACATTTTCTTGCCGAAATTTAACAGCAATGTGAAATATACTTCGTTTTTTCTTGTCTACTCTCCATATGAGATCAGGATAAGTGCGTATAAGTATAATTAGATAATCAACATTCCCTAATTCTGCAGCTTCAAAAAGTAAAGTCGAATGGTTTTCAACTAGATTTGAGAACTGGTCTTTTGGCAATAGTAGAACCTCACTCCAGAGGAGTTTAACCAATTCATGAGCTAACATCTGCATCAAAGCTTTGTTGGACATCCCTTTGAACCCTgagattacaaaaaaaaaaaaaaaaaactgttgaaAAATCATTTGGTAAGaaattaatatcaattttatagTCAACAAAGATGGGGACCTAGGTGATTATTTTAGCAAAATTCCTAGAAAGACATTATATTAAAGTTAAGGAAATTATTTCACCATTCGTTTGTGCTTTCGCACttcactttcaatttgataaatTGGAGACGTGTTAGCAGCATTTGTAAATCGAGACCTTCGTTAACTTTCACGTTAATAGATAACTGAAACAACTATATATAAAGCTAATCATGTCCTTcagttaaaaaattcaaaattttttaaaaatggagtTGACGTCCACCTCAACCTTGAATTGgacatgtatttattttattttatttttctattcaaagcaGGAGAGGAGGAAAAGGAGATGAATTGGACATGTATACTTTCCCCTCCATAAGGAGTTTTGGTCACAGAGACCCCGCGACCCATCTATATGAATCCTTGCATTGGGGGTTGCAGAGttcaaatatgagaaaaatattaacttttagcatttttcttaaaaaaaaaaaaaaaacgaaaaatataa from Corylus avellana chromosome ca1, CavTom2PMs-1.0 encodes the following:
- the LOC132167754 gene encoding ankyrin repeat-containing protein At5g02620-like, which produces MALDEPVPDVDELNARTIRFQYLDTSVRLYQAALKGDWEDAEALFEKYSDVFRRPITEENQTVLHIAVAAERPAFVKELVKRMSSDEMALPSKNGNTALCFAAVSGIVLIAKEMVEVNKKLPLIRGIGRKTPLYMAALNGRREMVSYLYPLTPFEDLQPKERIEILVATISTDMYGFKGMSNKALMQMLAHELVKLLWSEVLLLPKDQFSNLVENHSTLLFEAAELGNVDYLIILIRTYPDLIWRVDKKKRSIFHIAVKFRQENVFNLIYEIGSIKGMIAQEIDTDDNTMLHLAGRLAPLERLNIISGAALQMQRELLWFKEIEKIVPPSYKKLINKEIEDEPAETPWESFTKNHEKLKEQGEKWMKDTANYCMLVAALIATVVFAAAFTVPGGNNQEIGIPIFLKRKWFLVFFISDAIALVSSATSILIFLSILTSRYAEEDFLESLPASEMAWLPIVIIVSAGVPVTLFVMEEKGTFLESSCIKGQNWEKPEGHVECLLKKAIAYIPRRSKFLVEEPAVIEIVEDDGKAMLIPEEAKSESPEACRAEPNPSQLQPKDTETAREPEGIPHQCEVGSHSQELPCENEVNP